Proteins encoded by one window of Brienomyrus brachyistius isolate T26 chromosome 1, BBRACH_0.4, whole genome shotgun sequence:
- the LOC125745200 gene encoding calcium-independent phospholipase A2-gamma-like isoform X2, producing the protein MPVKWIINTSMFSLSRGRHLRHQQGQCQALQCCSRLNVPRILNHDIHGLRWWRIGGTQVRVHRTWVFRPCRLHYSLGAGAHISPLSTSASLSCADRSPGMWRLKRTLDSVSRAISSTHTDLLSRISHLKSGPREGGGIRSSTSEAKGQGTGVHTVSEKAEGLQDGKDPKDSPTQGTGRPGMEVVDSSQGIPAPSQTPWLFHPSKLPVNLGETYNYLAHHVNEYFGNVTKPGTTEPGCKDPKASSAGPGRSDQSGVDTVSSLMSSGAGSAKDATSPPASPPSPKKGIGHYLSYPGPSVQAFVGSYITPLVPKFRPGSKAVEAVKDGLPPVEESLPKQADSAEARERKAAEDRAKRLLLQREKVGEDRAKRLLLQREKVGEDRAKRLLLQREKVGEDRAKRLLLQREKVGEDRAKRLLLQREKVGEDRAKRLLLQREKVGEDRAKRLLLQREKVGEDRAKRLLLQREKVGEDRAKRLLLQREKVGEDRAKRLLLQREKVGEDRAKRLLLQREKIIARVSVDNRTRALVQALQRASDLRLCISRAEDLSYHLLEFPETRGVAVKEQLVPCLLRLRQAGSPALQAAVRETLALVGYADPMKGWGVRLLSIDGGGTRGVVALRTLRKLEELTGKPTYQLFDYICGVSTGAILAFMLGMYQMSLDECEELYRRLGSEVFKQNVIVGTVKMGWSHAFYDSQIWETILKEQMGSDLMVETSRNPECPKVAAVSTIVNRGTPLRAFVFRNYNLPPGVRSHYLGGCQHKLWQAIRASSAAPGYFQEFMLGDDLHQDGGLLVNNPTAVALHESQCLWPGARLQCVVSLGTGRLESSARYNTTYTSLKTKLSHVISSATDTEEVHTMLDALLPPNTYFRFNPYLSEDIPLDERRRERLALLQLEGQCYLERNEHKLRRAASVLLGEKSALQRLGERAALRGTMLRGMKRVPFFSRSWTS; encoded by the exons ATGCCTGTTAAATGGATCATAAACACGTCCATGTTCAGCCTGAGCAGGGGCAGACACCTGCGGCACCAGCAAGGGCAGTGCCAGGCATTGCAGTGCTGTTCCAGATTGAACGTACCACGGATTCTGAACCATGACATCCACGGCCTCCGCTGGTGGCGTATCGGAGGCACACAAGTCAGGGTGCACAGGACATGGGTCTTCAGGCCCTGTCGGCTGCACTACAGTCTGGGCGCAGGTGCCCACATCTCCCCCCTGAGCACCTCAGCATCCCTCAGCTGTGCTGACCGCAGCCCAGGTATGTGGCGTCTTAAAAGGACATTGGACTCTGTTTCCAGGGCTATCAGCAGCACCCACACCGACTTGCTCTCCCGGATATCGCACCTGAAATCTGGCCCCAGGGAAGGGGGTGGAATCAGATCATCAACATCAGAAGCTAAAGGTCAGGGCACTGGAGTACACACTGTCTCTGAGAAGGCTGAGGGACTCCAGGATGGGAAAGACCCAAAGGATAGCCCCACCCAAGGCACTGGGAGACCAGGGATGGAAGTGGTAGACTCCAGTCAGGGCATACCTGCTCCCAGCCAGACACCCTGGCTGTTCCACCCTAGCAAGCTCCCTGTAAACTTAGGTGAGACCTACAATTACTTGGCGCACCATGTCAACGAGTACTTTGGGAATGTCACAAAACCAGGGACTACGGAGCCTGGCTGCAAGGACCCCAAAGCGTCCTCTGCTGGCCCGGGCAGATCTGACCAAAGTGGGGTGGACACCGTTTCCAGCCTGATGTCCTCCGGGGCTGGGTCTGCTAAAGACGCCACGTCTCCCCCCGCCTCTCCTCCATCTCCGAAGAAGGGCATTGGGCACTATCTGTCATACCCTGGGCCCAGTGTTCAGGCCTTCGTGGGCAGCTATATCACCCCCCTCGTGCCGAAATTTCGTCCCGGCTCCAAAGCTGTGGAGGCAGTGAAGGACGGGCTGCCCCCAGTGGAGGAGTCACTTCCGAAGCAGGCAGACTCAGCGGAAGCCAGAGAGAGGAAGGCGGCTGAGGACAGAGCTAAGCGCCTACTGCTGCAGAGGGAGAAGGTGGGTGAGGACAGAGCTAAGCGCCTACTGCTGCAGAGGGAGAAGGTGGGTGAGGACAGAGCTAAGCGCCTACTGCTGCAGAGGGAGAAG GTGGGTGAGGACAGAGCTAAGCGCCTACTGCTGCAGAGGGAGAAGGTGGGTGAGGACAGAGCTAAGCGCCTTCTGCTGCAGAGGGAGAAGGTGGGTGAGGACAGAGCTAAGCGCCTTCTGCTGCAGAGGGAGAAG GTGGGTGAGGACAGAGCTAAGCGCCTACTGCTGCAGAGGGAGAAGGTGGGTGAGGACAGAGCTAAGCGCCTTCTGCTGCAGAGGGAGAAGGTGGGTGAGGACAGAGCTAAGCGCCTTCTGCTGCAGAGGGAGAAGGTGGGTGAGGACAGAGCTAAGCGCCTACTGCTGCAGAGGGAGAAGGTGGGTGAGGACAGAGCTAAGCGCCTTCTGCTGCAGAGGGAGAAG atCATCGCCAGGGTGAGTGTGGACAACAGGACAAGGGCCCTGGTTCAGGCACTGCAGAGGGCGTCCGACCTCCGGCTCTGCATCAGCCGGGCGGAGGACCTGAGCTACCACCTCCTGGAGTTTCCTGAGACTAGGGGTGTGGCTGTCAAG gagcagCTGGTCCCATGTCTCCTGCGTCTTCGCCAGGCCGGGAGCCCAGCTCTGCAGGCTGCTGTGCGGGAGACGCTGGCCCTTGTGGGCTATGCTGACCCCATGAAGGGCTGGGGCGTCCGACTGCTCTCCATCGACGGAGGGGGGACCag gggAGTGGTGGCCCTTCGGACCTTGCGCAAACTGGAGGAGCTGACTGGGAAGCCCACCTACCAGCTCTTTGACTACATCTGTGGAGTGAGCACAG GGGCTATCCTGGCCTTCATGCTGGGTATGTACCAGATGTCCCTGGACGAGTGTGAGGAGCTGTACCGCAGGCTGGGCTCTGAGGTGTTCAAGCAGAACGTCATCGTGGGCACGGTGAAGATGGGCTGGAGCCACGCTTTCTACGACAGCCAGATCTGGGAGACCATCCTCAA GGAGCAGATGGGGTCGGACCTTATGGTGGAAACATCCAGAAACCCTGAGTGTCCCAAG GTGGCTGCAGTGAGCACAATTGTGAACAGGGGAACTCCATTGAGGGCATTCGTCTTCAGGAACTacaacctgccccctggtgtgCGTTCCCACTACCTGGGGGGCTGTCAGCACAAGCTGTGGCAGGCCATCAGGGCCTCCTCTGCTGCTCCAGGCTACTTCCAGGAGTTCATGCTGGGGGATGACCTTCACCAG GATGGTGGCCTCCTGGTCAACAACCCCACAGCAGTGGCTCTCCACGAGAGTCAGTGTCTGTGGCCCGGCGCCCGGCTGCAGTGCGTGGTGTCACTGGGCACCGGCCGGCTGGAGAGCTCGGCTCGCTACAACACCACCTACACCAGCCTGAAGACCAAGCTGAGCCACGTCATTAGCAGTGCCACAGACACTGAAG AGGTTCACACCATGCTggatgccctcctcccccccaacaCCTACTTCCGCTTCAACCCCTACCTGAGTGAGGACATCCCCCTGGATGAGCGGCGGAGGGAGCGTCTGGCGCTGCTGCAGCTTGAGGGCCAGTGTTACCTGGAGCGCAATGAGCACAAACTGCGCAGGGCGGCCAGTGTGCTGCTGGGGGAAAAGAGCGCCCTCCAGAGGCTTGGCGAGAGGGCTGCGCTCAGGGGAACCATGCTTCGTGGCATGAAACGTGTCCCCTTCTTCTCAAGGTCCTGGACCTCATGA
- the LOC125745200 gene encoding calcium-independent phospholipase A2-gamma-like isoform X11 → MPVKWIINTSMFSLSRGRHLRHQQGQCQALQCCSRLNVPRILNHDIHGLRWWRIGGTQVRVHRTWVFRPCRLHYSLGAGAHISPLSTSASLSCADRSPGMWRLKRTLDSVSRAISSTHTDLLSRISHLKSGPREGGGIRSSTSEAKGQGTGVHTVSEKAEGLQDGKDPKDSPTQGTGRPGMEVVDSSQGIPAPSQTPWLFHPSKLPVNLGETYNYLAHHVNEYFGNVTKPGTTEPGCKDPKASSAGPGRSDQSGVDTVSSLMSSGAGSAKDATSPPASPPSPKKGIGHYLSYPGPSVQAFVGSYITPLVPKFRPGSKAVEAVKDGLPPVEESLPKQADSAEARERKAAEDRAKRLLLQREKVGEDRAKRLLLQREKVGEDRAKRLLLQREKVGEDRAKRLLLQREKVGEDRAKRLLLQREKIIARVSVDNRTRALVQALQRASDLRLCISRAEDLSYHLLEFPETRGVAVKEQLVPCLLRLRQAGSPALQAAVRETLALVGYADPMKGWGVRLLSIDGGGTRGVVALRTLRKLEELTGKPTYQLFDYICGVSTGAILAFMLGMYQMSLDECEELYRRLGSEVFKQNVIVGTVKMGWSHAFYDSQIWETILKEQMGSDLMVETSRNPECPKVAAVSTIVNRGTPLRAFVFRNYNLPPGVRSHYLGGCQHKLWQAIRASSAAPGYFQEFMLGDDLHQDGGLLVNNPTAVALHESQCLWPGARLQCVVSLGTGRLESSARYNTTYTSLKTKLSHVISSATDTEEVHTMLDALLPPNTYFRFNPYLSEDIPLDERRRERLALLQLEGQCYLERNEHKLRRAASVLLGEKSALQRLGERAALRGTMLRGMKRVPFFSRSWTS, encoded by the exons ATGCCTGTTAAATGGATCATAAACACGTCCATGTTCAGCCTGAGCAGGGGCAGACACCTGCGGCACCAGCAAGGGCAGTGCCAGGCATTGCAGTGCTGTTCCAGATTGAACGTACCACGGATTCTGAACCATGACATCCACGGCCTCCGCTGGTGGCGTATCGGAGGCACACAAGTCAGGGTGCACAGGACATGGGTCTTCAGGCCCTGTCGGCTGCACTACAGTCTGGGCGCAGGTGCCCACATCTCCCCCCTGAGCACCTCAGCATCCCTCAGCTGTGCTGACCGCAGCCCAGGTATGTGGCGTCTTAAAAGGACATTGGACTCTGTTTCCAGGGCTATCAGCAGCACCCACACCGACTTGCTCTCCCGGATATCGCACCTGAAATCTGGCCCCAGGGAAGGGGGTGGAATCAGATCATCAACATCAGAAGCTAAAGGTCAGGGCACTGGAGTACACACTGTCTCTGAGAAGGCTGAGGGACTCCAGGATGGGAAAGACCCAAAGGATAGCCCCACCCAAGGCACTGGGAGACCAGGGATGGAAGTGGTAGACTCCAGTCAGGGCATACCTGCTCCCAGCCAGACACCCTGGCTGTTCCACCCTAGCAAGCTCCCTGTAAACTTAGGTGAGACCTACAATTACTTGGCGCACCATGTCAACGAGTACTTTGGGAATGTCACAAAACCAGGGACTACGGAGCCTGGCTGCAAGGACCCCAAAGCGTCCTCTGCTGGCCCGGGCAGATCTGACCAAAGTGGGGTGGACACCGTTTCCAGCCTGATGTCCTCCGGGGCTGGGTCTGCTAAAGACGCCACGTCTCCCCCCGCCTCTCCTCCATCTCCGAAGAAGGGCATTGGGCACTATCTGTCATACCCTGGGCCCAGTGTTCAGGCCTTCGTGGGCAGCTATATCACCCCCCTCGTGCCGAAATTTCGTCCCGGCTCCAAAGCTGTGGAGGCAGTGAAGGACGGGCTGCCCCCAGTGGAGGAGTCACTTCCGAAGCAGGCAGACTCAGCGGAAGCCAGAGAGAGGAAGGCGGCTGAGGACAGAGCTAAGCGCCTACTGCTGCAGAGGGAGAAGGTGGGTGAGGACAGAGCTAAGCGCCTACTGCTGCAGAGGGAGAAGGTGGGTGAGGACAGAGCTAAGCGCCTACTGCTGCAGAGGGAGAAG GTGGGTGAGGACAGAGCTAAGCGCCTACTGCTGCAGAGGGAGAAG GTGGGTGAGGACAGAGCTAAGCGCCTACTGCTGCAGAGGGAGAAG atCATCGCCAGGGTGAGTGTGGACAACAGGACAAGGGCCCTGGTTCAGGCACTGCAGAGGGCGTCCGACCTCCGGCTCTGCATCAGCCGGGCGGAGGACCTGAGCTACCACCTCCTGGAGTTTCCTGAGACTAGGGGTGTGGCTGTCAAG gagcagCTGGTCCCATGTCTCCTGCGTCTTCGCCAGGCCGGGAGCCCAGCTCTGCAGGCTGCTGTGCGGGAGACGCTGGCCCTTGTGGGCTATGCTGACCCCATGAAGGGCTGGGGCGTCCGACTGCTCTCCATCGACGGAGGGGGGACCag gggAGTGGTGGCCCTTCGGACCTTGCGCAAACTGGAGGAGCTGACTGGGAAGCCCACCTACCAGCTCTTTGACTACATCTGTGGAGTGAGCACAG GGGCTATCCTGGCCTTCATGCTGGGTATGTACCAGATGTCCCTGGACGAGTGTGAGGAGCTGTACCGCAGGCTGGGCTCTGAGGTGTTCAAGCAGAACGTCATCGTGGGCACGGTGAAGATGGGCTGGAGCCACGCTTTCTACGACAGCCAGATCTGGGAGACCATCCTCAA GGAGCAGATGGGGTCGGACCTTATGGTGGAAACATCCAGAAACCCTGAGTGTCCCAAG GTGGCTGCAGTGAGCACAATTGTGAACAGGGGAACTCCATTGAGGGCATTCGTCTTCAGGAACTacaacctgccccctggtgtgCGTTCCCACTACCTGGGGGGCTGTCAGCACAAGCTGTGGCAGGCCATCAGGGCCTCCTCTGCTGCTCCAGGCTACTTCCAGGAGTTCATGCTGGGGGATGACCTTCACCAG GATGGTGGCCTCCTGGTCAACAACCCCACAGCAGTGGCTCTCCACGAGAGTCAGTGTCTGTGGCCCGGCGCCCGGCTGCAGTGCGTGGTGTCACTGGGCACCGGCCGGCTGGAGAGCTCGGCTCGCTACAACACCACCTACACCAGCCTGAAGACCAAGCTGAGCCACGTCATTAGCAGTGCCACAGACACTGAAG AGGTTCACACCATGCTggatgccctcctcccccccaacaCCTACTTCCGCTTCAACCCCTACCTGAGTGAGGACATCCCCCTGGATGAGCGGCGGAGGGAGCGTCTGGCGCTGCTGCAGCTTGAGGGCCAGTGTTACCTGGAGCGCAATGAGCACAAACTGCGCAGGGCGGCCAGTGTGCTGCTGGGGGAAAAGAGCGCCCTCCAGAGGCTTGGCGAGAGGGCTGCGCTCAGGGGAACCATGCTTCGTGGCATGAAACGTGTCCCCTTCTTCTCAAGGTCCTGGACCTCATGA
- the LOC125745200 gene encoding calcium-independent phospholipase A2-gamma-like isoform X5 — protein MPVKWIINTSMFSLSRGRHLRHQQGQCQALQCCSRLNVPRILNHDIHGLRWWRIGGTQVRVHRTWVFRPCRLHYSLGAGAHISPLSTSASLSCADRSPGMWRLKRTLDSVSRAISSTHTDLLSRISHLKSGPREGGGIRSSTSEAKGQGTGVHTVSEKAEGLQDGKDPKDSPTQGTGRPGMEVVDSSQGIPAPSQTPWLFHPSKLPVNLGETYNYLAHHVNEYFGNVTKPGTTEPGCKDPKASSAGPGRSDQSGVDTVSSLMSSGAGSAKDATSPPASPPSPKKGIGHYLSYPGPSVQAFVGSYITPLVPKFRPGSKAVEAVKDGLPPVEESLPKQADSAEARERKAAEDRAKRLLLQREKVGEDRAKRLLLQREKVGEDRAKRLLLQREKVGEDRAKRLLLQREKVGEDRAKRLLLQREKVGEDRAKRLLLQREKVGEDRAKRLLLQREKVGEDRAKRLLLQREKVGEDRAKRLLLQREKIIARVSVDNRTRALVQALQRASDLRLCISRAEDLSYHLLEFPETRGVAVKEQLVPCLLRLRQAGSPALQAAVRETLALVGYADPMKGWGVRLLSIDGGGTRGVVALRTLRKLEELTGKPTYQLFDYICGVSTGAILAFMLGMYQMSLDECEELYRRLGSEVFKQNVIVGTVKMGWSHAFYDSQIWETILKEQMGSDLMVETSRNPECPKVAAVSTIVNRGTPLRAFVFRNYNLPPGVRSHYLGGCQHKLWQAIRASSAAPGYFQEFMLGDDLHQDGGLLVNNPTAVALHESQCLWPGARLQCVVSLGTGRLESSARYNTTYTSLKTKLSHVISSATDTEEVHTMLDALLPPNTYFRFNPYLSEDIPLDERRRERLALLQLEGQCYLERNEHKLRRAASVLLGEKSALQRLGERAALRGTMLRGMKRVPFFSRSWTS, from the exons ATGCCTGTTAAATGGATCATAAACACGTCCATGTTCAGCCTGAGCAGGGGCAGACACCTGCGGCACCAGCAAGGGCAGTGCCAGGCATTGCAGTGCTGTTCCAGATTGAACGTACCACGGATTCTGAACCATGACATCCACGGCCTCCGCTGGTGGCGTATCGGAGGCACACAAGTCAGGGTGCACAGGACATGGGTCTTCAGGCCCTGTCGGCTGCACTACAGTCTGGGCGCAGGTGCCCACATCTCCCCCCTGAGCACCTCAGCATCCCTCAGCTGTGCTGACCGCAGCCCAGGTATGTGGCGTCTTAAAAGGACATTGGACTCTGTTTCCAGGGCTATCAGCAGCACCCACACCGACTTGCTCTCCCGGATATCGCACCTGAAATCTGGCCCCAGGGAAGGGGGTGGAATCAGATCATCAACATCAGAAGCTAAAGGTCAGGGCACTGGAGTACACACTGTCTCTGAGAAGGCTGAGGGACTCCAGGATGGGAAAGACCCAAAGGATAGCCCCACCCAAGGCACTGGGAGACCAGGGATGGAAGTGGTAGACTCCAGTCAGGGCATACCTGCTCCCAGCCAGACACCCTGGCTGTTCCACCCTAGCAAGCTCCCTGTAAACTTAGGTGAGACCTACAATTACTTGGCGCACCATGTCAACGAGTACTTTGGGAATGTCACAAAACCAGGGACTACGGAGCCTGGCTGCAAGGACCCCAAAGCGTCCTCTGCTGGCCCGGGCAGATCTGACCAAAGTGGGGTGGACACCGTTTCCAGCCTGATGTCCTCCGGGGCTGGGTCTGCTAAAGACGCCACGTCTCCCCCCGCCTCTCCTCCATCTCCGAAGAAGGGCATTGGGCACTATCTGTCATACCCTGGGCCCAGTGTTCAGGCCTTCGTGGGCAGCTATATCACCCCCCTCGTGCCGAAATTTCGTCCCGGCTCCAAAGCTGTGGAGGCAGTGAAGGACGGGCTGCCCCCAGTGGAGGAGTCACTTCCGAAGCAGGCAGACTCAGCGGAAGCCAGAGAGAGGAAGGCGGCTGAGGACAGAGCTAAGCGCCTACTGCTGCAGAGGGAGAAGGTGGGTGAGGACAGAGCTAAGCGCCTACTGCTGCAGAGGGAGAAGGTGGGTGAGGACAGAGCTAAGCGCCTACTGCTGCAGAGGGAGAAG GTGGGTGAGGACAGAGCTAAGCGCCTACTGCTGCAGAGGGAGAAG GTGGGTGAGGACAGAGCTAAGCGCCTACTGctgcagagggagaaagtgggtGAGGACAGAGCTAAGCGCCTACTGCTGCAGAGGGAGAAGGTGGGTGAGGACAGAGCTAAGCGCCTACTGCTGCAGAGGGAGAAG GTGGGTGAGGACAGAGCTAAGCGCCTTCTGCTGCAGAGGGAGAAGGTGGGTGAGGACAGAGCTAAGCGCCTACTGCTGCAGAGGGAGAAG atCATCGCCAGGGTGAGTGTGGACAACAGGACAAGGGCCCTGGTTCAGGCACTGCAGAGGGCGTCCGACCTCCGGCTCTGCATCAGCCGGGCGGAGGACCTGAGCTACCACCTCCTGGAGTTTCCTGAGACTAGGGGTGTGGCTGTCAAG gagcagCTGGTCCCATGTCTCCTGCGTCTTCGCCAGGCCGGGAGCCCAGCTCTGCAGGCTGCTGTGCGGGAGACGCTGGCCCTTGTGGGCTATGCTGACCCCATGAAGGGCTGGGGCGTCCGACTGCTCTCCATCGACGGAGGGGGGACCag gggAGTGGTGGCCCTTCGGACCTTGCGCAAACTGGAGGAGCTGACTGGGAAGCCCACCTACCAGCTCTTTGACTACATCTGTGGAGTGAGCACAG GGGCTATCCTGGCCTTCATGCTGGGTATGTACCAGATGTCCCTGGACGAGTGTGAGGAGCTGTACCGCAGGCTGGGCTCTGAGGTGTTCAAGCAGAACGTCATCGTGGGCACGGTGAAGATGGGCTGGAGCCACGCTTTCTACGACAGCCAGATCTGGGAGACCATCCTCAA GGAGCAGATGGGGTCGGACCTTATGGTGGAAACATCCAGAAACCCTGAGTGTCCCAAG GTGGCTGCAGTGAGCACAATTGTGAACAGGGGAACTCCATTGAGGGCATTCGTCTTCAGGAACTacaacctgccccctggtgtgCGTTCCCACTACCTGGGGGGCTGTCAGCACAAGCTGTGGCAGGCCATCAGGGCCTCCTCTGCTGCTCCAGGCTACTTCCAGGAGTTCATGCTGGGGGATGACCTTCACCAG GATGGTGGCCTCCTGGTCAACAACCCCACAGCAGTGGCTCTCCACGAGAGTCAGTGTCTGTGGCCCGGCGCCCGGCTGCAGTGCGTGGTGTCACTGGGCACCGGCCGGCTGGAGAGCTCGGCTCGCTACAACACCACCTACACCAGCCTGAAGACCAAGCTGAGCCACGTCATTAGCAGTGCCACAGACACTGAAG AGGTTCACACCATGCTggatgccctcctcccccccaacaCCTACTTCCGCTTCAACCCCTACCTGAGTGAGGACATCCCCCTGGATGAGCGGCGGAGGGAGCGTCTGGCGCTGCTGCAGCTTGAGGGCCAGTGTTACCTGGAGCGCAATGAGCACAAACTGCGCAGGGCGGCCAGTGTGCTGCTGGGGGAAAAGAGCGCCCTCCAGAGGCTTGGCGAGAGGGCTGCGCTCAGGGGAACCATGCTTCGTGGCATGAAACGTGTCCCCTTCTTCTCAAGGTCCTGGACCTCATGA
- the LOC125745200 gene encoding calcium-independent phospholipase A2-gamma-like isoform X4: MPVKWIINTSMFSLSRGRHLRHQQGQCQALQCCSRLNVPRILNHDIHGLRWWRIGGTQVRVHRTWVFRPCRLHYSLGAGAHISPLSTSASLSCADRSPGMWRLKRTLDSVSRAISSTHTDLLSRISHLKSGPREGGGIRSSTSEAKGQGTGVHTVSEKAEGLQDGKDPKDSPTQGTGRPGMEVVDSSQGIPAPSQTPWLFHPSKLPVNLGETYNYLAHHVNEYFGNVTKPGTTEPGCKDPKASSAGPGRSDQSGVDTVSSLMSSGAGSAKDATSPPASPPSPKKGIGHYLSYPGPSVQAFVGSYITPLVPKFRPGSKAVEAVKDGLPPVEESLPKQADSAEARERKAAEDRAKRLLLQREKVGEDRAKRLLLQREKVGEDRAKRLLLQREKVGEDRAKRLLLQREKVGEDRAKRLLLQREKVGEDRAKRLLLQREKVGEDRAKRLLLQREKVGEDRAKRLLLQREKVGEDRAKRLLLQREKVGEDRAKRLLLQREKIIARVSVDNRTRALVQALQRASDLRLCISRAEDLSYHLLEFPETRGVAVKEQLVPCLLRLRQAGSPALQAAVRETLALVGYADPMKGWGVRLLSIDGGGTRGVVALRTLRKLEELTGKPTYQLFDYICGVSTGAILAFMLGMYQMSLDECEELYRRLGSEVFKQNVIVGTVKMGWSHAFYDSQIWETILKEQMGSDLMVETSRNPECPKVAAVSTIVNRGTPLRAFVFRNYNLPPGVRSHYLGGCQHKLWQAIRASSAAPGYFQEFMLGDDLHQDGGLLVNNPTAVALHESQCLWPGARLQCVVSLGTGRLESSARYNTTYTSLKTKLSHVISSATDTEEVHTMLDALLPPNTYFRFNPYLSEDIPLDERRRERLALLQLEGQCYLERNEHKLRRAASVLLGEKSALQRLGERAALRGTMLRGMKRVPFFSRSWTS, translated from the exons ATGCCTGTTAAATGGATCATAAACACGTCCATGTTCAGCCTGAGCAGGGGCAGACACCTGCGGCACCAGCAAGGGCAGTGCCAGGCATTGCAGTGCTGTTCCAGATTGAACGTACCACGGATTCTGAACCATGACATCCACGGCCTCCGCTGGTGGCGTATCGGAGGCACACAAGTCAGGGTGCACAGGACATGGGTCTTCAGGCCCTGTCGGCTGCACTACAGTCTGGGCGCAGGTGCCCACATCTCCCCCCTGAGCACCTCAGCATCCCTCAGCTGTGCTGACCGCAGCCCAGGTATGTGGCGTCTTAAAAGGACATTGGACTCTGTTTCCAGGGCTATCAGCAGCACCCACACCGACTTGCTCTCCCGGATATCGCACCTGAAATCTGGCCCCAGGGAAGGGGGTGGAATCAGATCATCAACATCAGAAGCTAAAGGTCAGGGCACTGGAGTACACACTGTCTCTGAGAAGGCTGAGGGACTCCAGGATGGGAAAGACCCAAAGGATAGCCCCACCCAAGGCACTGGGAGACCAGGGATGGAAGTGGTAGACTCCAGTCAGGGCATACCTGCTCCCAGCCAGACACCCTGGCTGTTCCACCCTAGCAAGCTCCCTGTAAACTTAGGTGAGACCTACAATTACTTGGCGCACCATGTCAACGAGTACTTTGGGAATGTCACAAAACCAGGGACTACGGAGCCTGGCTGCAAGGACCCCAAAGCGTCCTCTGCTGGCCCGGGCAGATCTGACCAAAGTGGGGTGGACACCGTTTCCAGCCTGATGTCCTCCGGGGCTGGGTCTGCTAAAGACGCCACGTCTCCCCCCGCCTCTCCTCCATCTCCGAAGAAGGGCATTGGGCACTATCTGTCATACCCTGGGCCCAGTGTTCAGGCCTTCGTGGGCAGCTATATCACCCCCCTCGTGCCGAAATTTCGTCCCGGCTCCAAAGCTGTGGAGGCAGTGAAGGACGGGCTGCCCCCAGTGGAGGAGTCACTTCCGAAGCAGGCAGACTCAGCGGAAGCCAGAGAGAGGAAGGCGGCTGAGGACAGAGCTAAGCGCCTACTGCTGCAGAGGGAGAAGGTGGGTGAGGACAGAGCTAAGCGCCTACTGCTGCAGAGGGAGAAGGTGGGTGAGGACAGAGCTAAGCGCCTACTGCTGCAGAGGGAGAAG GTGGGTGAGGACAGAGCTAAGCGCCTACTGCTGCAGAGGGAGAAG GTGGGTGAGGACAGAGCTAAGCGCCTACTGctgcagagggagaaagtgggtGAGGACAGAGCTAAGCGCCTACTGCTGCAGAGGGAGAAGGTGGGTGAGGACAGAGCTAAGCGCCTACTGCTGCAGAGGGAGAAGGTGGGTGAGGACAGAGCTAAGCGCCTTCTGCTGCAGAGGGAGAAGGTGGGTGAGGACAGAGCTAAGCGCCTTCTGCTGCAGAGGGAGAAGGTGGGTGAGGACAGAGCTAAGCGCCTACTGCTGCAGAGGGAGAAG atCATCGCCAGGGTGAGTGTGGACAACAGGACAAGGGCCCTGGTTCAGGCACTGCAGAGGGCGTCCGACCTCCGGCTCTGCATCAGCCGGGCGGAGGACCTGAGCTACCACCTCCTGGAGTTTCCTGAGACTAGGGGTGTGGCTGTCAAG gagcagCTGGTCCCATGTCTCCTGCGTCTTCGCCAGGCCGGGAGCCCAGCTCTGCAGGCTGCTGTGCGGGAGACGCTGGCCCTTGTGGGCTATGCTGACCCCATGAAGGGCTGGGGCGTCCGACTGCTCTCCATCGACGGAGGGGGGACCag gggAGTGGTGGCCCTTCGGACCTTGCGCAAACTGGAGGAGCTGACTGGGAAGCCCACCTACCAGCTCTTTGACTACATCTGTGGAGTGAGCACAG GGGCTATCCTGGCCTTCATGCTGGGTATGTACCAGATGTCCCTGGACGAGTGTGAGGAGCTGTACCGCAGGCTGGGCTCTGAGGTGTTCAAGCAGAACGTCATCGTGGGCACGGTGAAGATGGGCTGGAGCCACGCTTTCTACGACAGCCAGATCTGGGAGACCATCCTCAA GGAGCAGATGGGGTCGGACCTTATGGTGGAAACATCCAGAAACCCTGAGTGTCCCAAG GTGGCTGCAGTGAGCACAATTGTGAACAGGGGAACTCCATTGAGGGCATTCGTCTTCAGGAACTacaacctgccccctggtgtgCGTTCCCACTACCTGGGGGGCTGTCAGCACAAGCTGTGGCAGGCCATCAGGGCCTCCTCTGCTGCTCCAGGCTACTTCCAGGAGTTCATGCTGGGGGATGACCTTCACCAG GATGGTGGCCTCCTGGTCAACAACCCCACAGCAGTGGCTCTCCACGAGAGTCAGTGTCTGTGGCCCGGCGCCCGGCTGCAGTGCGTGGTGTCACTGGGCACCGGCCGGCTGGAGAGCTCGGCTCGCTACAACACCACCTACACCAGCCTGAAGACCAAGCTGAGCCACGTCATTAGCAGTGCCACAGACACTGAAG AGGTTCACACCATGCTggatgccctcctcccccccaacaCCTACTTCCGCTTCAACCCCTACCTGAGTGAGGACATCCCCCTGGATGAGCGGCGGAGGGAGCGTCTGGCGCTGCTGCAGCTTGAGGGCCAGTGTTACCTGGAGCGCAATGAGCACAAACTGCGCAGGGCGGCCAGTGTGCTGCTGGGGGAAAAGAGCGCCCTCCAGAGGCTTGGCGAGAGGGCTGCGCTCAGGGGAACCATGCTTCGTGGCATGAAACGTGTCCCCTTCTTCTCAAGGTCCTGGACCTCATGA